The following coding sequences lie in one Syngnathus scovelli strain Florida chromosome 1, RoL_Ssco_1.2, whole genome shotgun sequence genomic window:
- the arl13a gene encoding ADP-ribosylation factor-like protein 13A isoform X1 — MDIDLLLHHVQRKWWPLCTPCSPQDNMFNLMSNFCTWFSKIQEPIRRVTVLVVGLDKAGKTSTIRSISRVPHSMEGGSTQGCMRSELRVENYLVTLLDVGGSVESQGAWREYYGEAHGVIFVVDSSDRPRIKEVKEVLADLLKQPRVAGKPILVLANKQDKMNALLGSELIEMLSLEKLVNQSRSVCHIEPCSALMDLRRWSDRKALRGLRWLLRAVCLDYPGLCIRVAQDSKRPLEPRERNSKAEKTRGRNKSERMRTSKSGLSQVHRPKDMENISNGERKLQPIQNIMQKENTLKKKLKKTTRRKKKPAKASKDKQDEQAASEKEEEEASKDETENRTSSPLIPPNKGKRTQKGKVKEKTWDVPESPHDNEKPLRAMGKKRKRKKGVKVKRRNKINTEGTSGGSAQSVDLSTTFDLYRKAILALKERQDQGQ; from the exons ATGGATATAGACCTACTTCT ACACCACGTGCAGAGAAAATGGTGGCCGCTGTGCACACCTTGCTCACCTCAAGACAACATGTTCAACCTGATGAGCAACTTCTGCACTTGGTTCTCCAAAATCCAGGAGCCAATCAG GCGAGTGACTGTTCTTGTGGTGGGTCTTGACAAAGCAGGAAAGACGTCCACCATCCGCAGCATCTCAAGAG TGCCTCACTCCATGGAAGGAGGCTCCACCCAAGGGTGCATGAGGAGTGAGCTGAGGGTGGAGAACTACTTGGTCACCCTGCTGGATGTGGGTGGCTCAGTGGAGTCACAGGGGGCCTGGAGGGAGTATTATGGGGAAGCACACGGTGTCATCTTTGTGGTGGACTCCAGCGACCGGCCAAGGATCAAGGAGGTCAAGGAGGTCCTGGCTGACCTACTCAAGCAGCCCAGAGTGGCAGGAAAACCCATCCTAGT CTtggcaaacaaacaagacaaaatGAATGCCCTGCTGGGAAGCGAACTAATCGAGATGCTCTCCTTGGAGAAGCTCGTCAACCAGAGCCGCTCTGTGTGCCATATA GAGCCTTGTTCAGCTTTAATGGACCTGCGGCGCTGGTCAGATAGGAAAGCGTTACGAGGCCTTCGCTGGCTGCTGCGAGCCGTCTGTCTGGATTACCCGGGGCTGTGCATCCGCGTGGCCCAGGACAGCAAGAGGCCTCTGGAGCCCAGAGAGAGGAACAGTAAAGCAGAGAAGACAAGAGGAAGAAATAAGAGTGAACG CATGAGAACCAGCAAGTCAGGCCTCAGCCAGGTTCACAGGCCAAAGGACATGGAAAACATAAGCAATGGGGAAAGAAAGTTGCAGCCTATTCAGAACATAATGCAGAAG GAGAACACTCTAAAAAAGAAGCTGAAGAAAACCACCAGGAGGAAGAAAAAGCCAGCCAAAGCCAGCAAAGACAAACAAGATGAACAAGCGGCGAGtgagaaggaagaagaggaggccaGTAAAGATGAGACAGAAAACAGAACTAGCAGTCCGCTCATCCCCCCCAATAAAGGAAAACGCACACAAAAGGGCAAGGTGAAAGAGAAGACATGGGATGTGCCTGAGTCACCACACGATAACGAGAAGCCCCTCAGAG CCATGGgaaaaaagaggaagaggaagaagggtgTGAAAGTTAAAAGAAGGAACAAAATCAACACTGAAGGAACGTCTGGAGGATCCGCTCAATCTGTTGACCTCTCTACTACATTTG ATCTTTACCGAAAAGCCATACTGGCTCTTAAGGAGCGTCAAGATCAGGGacaatga
- the arl13a gene encoding ADP-ribosylation factor-like protein 13A isoform X2, with protein sequence MATMRHHVQRKWWPLCTPCSPQDNMFNLMSNFCTWFSKIQEPIRRVTVLVVGLDKAGKTSTIRSISRVPHSMEGGSTQGCMRSELRVENYLVTLLDVGGSVESQGAWREYYGEAHGVIFVVDSSDRPRIKEVKEVLADLLKQPRVAGKPILVLANKQDKMNALLGSELIEMLSLEKLVNQSRSVCHIEPCSALMDLRRWSDRKALRGLRWLLRAVCLDYPGLCIRVAQDSKRPLEPRERNSKAEKTRGRNKSERMRTSKSGLSQVHRPKDMENISNGERKLQPIQNIMQKENTLKKKLKKTTRRKKKPAKASKDKQDEQAASEKEEEEASKDETENRTSSPLIPPNKGKRTQKGKVKEKTWDVPESPHDNEKPLRAMGKKRKRKKGVKVKRRNKINTEGTSGGSAQSVDLSTTFDLYRKAILALKERQDQGQ encoded by the exons ATGGCAACAATGAG ACACCACGTGCAGAGAAAATGGTGGCCGCTGTGCACACCTTGCTCACCTCAAGACAACATGTTCAACCTGATGAGCAACTTCTGCACTTGGTTCTCCAAAATCCAGGAGCCAATCAG GCGAGTGACTGTTCTTGTGGTGGGTCTTGACAAAGCAGGAAAGACGTCCACCATCCGCAGCATCTCAAGAG TGCCTCACTCCATGGAAGGAGGCTCCACCCAAGGGTGCATGAGGAGTGAGCTGAGGGTGGAGAACTACTTGGTCACCCTGCTGGATGTGGGTGGCTCAGTGGAGTCACAGGGGGCCTGGAGGGAGTATTATGGGGAAGCACACGGTGTCATCTTTGTGGTGGACTCCAGCGACCGGCCAAGGATCAAGGAGGTCAAGGAGGTCCTGGCTGACCTACTCAAGCAGCCCAGAGTGGCAGGAAAACCCATCCTAGT CTtggcaaacaaacaagacaaaatGAATGCCCTGCTGGGAAGCGAACTAATCGAGATGCTCTCCTTGGAGAAGCTCGTCAACCAGAGCCGCTCTGTGTGCCATATA GAGCCTTGTTCAGCTTTAATGGACCTGCGGCGCTGGTCAGATAGGAAAGCGTTACGAGGCCTTCGCTGGCTGCTGCGAGCCGTCTGTCTGGATTACCCGGGGCTGTGCATCCGCGTGGCCCAGGACAGCAAGAGGCCTCTGGAGCCCAGAGAGAGGAACAGTAAAGCAGAGAAGACAAGAGGAAGAAATAAGAGTGAACG CATGAGAACCAGCAAGTCAGGCCTCAGCCAGGTTCACAGGCCAAAGGACATGGAAAACATAAGCAATGGGGAAAGAAAGTTGCAGCCTATTCAGAACATAATGCAGAAG GAGAACACTCTAAAAAAGAAGCTGAAGAAAACCACCAGGAGGAAGAAAAAGCCAGCCAAAGCCAGCAAAGACAAACAAGATGAACAAGCGGCGAGtgagaaggaagaagaggaggccaGTAAAGATGAGACAGAAAACAGAACTAGCAGTCCGCTCATCCCCCCCAATAAAGGAAAACGCACACAAAAGGGCAAGGTGAAAGAGAAGACATGGGATGTGCCTGAGTCACCACACGATAACGAGAAGCCCCTCAGAG CCATGGgaaaaaagaggaagaggaagaagggtgTGAAAGTTAAAAGAAGGAACAAAATCAACACTGAAGGAACGTCTGGAGGATCCGCTCAATCTGTTGACCTCTCTACTACATTTG ATCTTTACCGAAAAGCCATACTGGCTCTTAAGGAGCGTCAAGATCAGGGacaatga
- the arl13a gene encoding ADP-ribosylation factor-like protein 13A isoform X3: MEGGSTQGCMRSELRVENYLVTLLDVGGSVESQGAWREYYGEAHGVIFVVDSSDRPRIKEVKEVLADLLKQPRVAGKPILVLANKQDKMNALLGSELIEMLSLEKLVNQSRSVCHIEPCSALMDLRRWSDRKALRGLRWLLRAVCLDYPGLCIRVAQDSKRPLEPRERNSKAEKTRGRNKSERMRTSKSGLSQVHRPKDMENISNGERKLQPIQNIMQKENTLKKKLKKTTRRKKKPAKASKDKQDEQAASEKEEEEASKDETENRTSSPLIPPNKGKRTQKGKVKEKTWDVPESPHDNEKPLRAMGKKRKRKKGVKVKRRNKINTEGTSGGSAQSVDLSTTFDLYRKAILALKERQDQGQ; encoded by the exons ATGGAAGGAGGCTCCACCCAAGGGTGCATGAGGAGTGAGCTGAGGGTGGAGAACTACTTGGTCACCCTGCTGGATGTGGGTGGCTCAGTGGAGTCACAGGGGGCCTGGAGGGAGTATTATGGGGAAGCACACGGTGTCATCTTTGTGGTGGACTCCAGCGACCGGCCAAGGATCAAGGAGGTCAAGGAGGTCCTGGCTGACCTACTCAAGCAGCCCAGAGTGGCAGGAAAACCCATCCTAGT CTtggcaaacaaacaagacaaaatGAATGCCCTGCTGGGAAGCGAACTAATCGAGATGCTCTCCTTGGAGAAGCTCGTCAACCAGAGCCGCTCTGTGTGCCATATA GAGCCTTGTTCAGCTTTAATGGACCTGCGGCGCTGGTCAGATAGGAAAGCGTTACGAGGCCTTCGCTGGCTGCTGCGAGCCGTCTGTCTGGATTACCCGGGGCTGTGCATCCGCGTGGCCCAGGACAGCAAGAGGCCTCTGGAGCCCAGAGAGAGGAACAGTAAAGCAGAGAAGACAAGAGGAAGAAATAAGAGTGAACG CATGAGAACCAGCAAGTCAGGCCTCAGCCAGGTTCACAGGCCAAAGGACATGGAAAACATAAGCAATGGGGAAAGAAAGTTGCAGCCTATTCAGAACATAATGCAGAAG GAGAACACTCTAAAAAAGAAGCTGAAGAAAACCACCAGGAGGAAGAAAAAGCCAGCCAAAGCCAGCAAAGACAAACAAGATGAACAAGCGGCGAGtgagaaggaagaagaggaggccaGTAAAGATGAGACAGAAAACAGAACTAGCAGTCCGCTCATCCCCCCCAATAAAGGAAAACGCACACAAAAGGGCAAGGTGAAAGAGAAGACATGGGATGTGCCTGAGTCACCACACGATAACGAGAAGCCCCTCAGAG CCATGGgaaaaaagaggaagaggaagaagggtgTGAAAGTTAAAAGAAGGAACAAAATCAACACTGAAGGAACGTCTGGAGGATCCGCTCAATCTGTTGACCTCTCTACTACATTTG ATCTTTACCGAAAAGCCATACTGGCTCTTAAGGAGCGTCAAGATCAGGGacaatga